Below is a genomic region from Syntrophorhabdales bacterium.
AGGGTAATCAGAGAAAGCTCTTACACAACATGAGTCTCTGCGCCCGATGTGGCAATTGCTGGAGGATTTGCCCGCAGCATGCGGTTGAATTCGGAGCGCTTCTTAAAGGCACATGGGATGAAGTGGTCACCATGGATCTGGTGCGATGCGCGATTTGCGGTGCGCCTCTCTACACGCAGGACCTCAAAAAAACGCTGTCTCAGACACTTGACCACGTTGAAGCGTTATGCCCTGAGCACCGAAAGACCAATTTGTTGATGCAGTGGCACGGTGTATCCGGTAAAGGGTCGGTTGGATGATTGCCGGCACACTCAAACCTATCGATGAAATTGTATCCTCTCTAGAATCTTACAAGAATATCTTCATTCTTGCCTGCGGAAGCTGTGTCACGGTATGTCTTTCGGGCGGTGATCGTGAGGCGCATGCACTCGCGCGCGATCTTCTGGCTTCAGGTGATGCGGGCTTTCGTGGCTGCACTATCCACACGACGACCATTCAACGCCAGTGCGAAGCGGACCTGCTGAATTCTTTTCTGGAGATCCCGCCTGGCACAGAGGTTGTCCTGTCTCTGGCGTGTGGCGCCGGAGTCCAGACGCTCGCCGAGACGTTGGCGCACGTGCCCGTATTGCCCGCCTTGAACACCACGTTTCTCGGGGCGCTTGACGAGCAAGGCGTATGGCGAGAAAAGTGCCGGGGCTGCGGTGAGTGTGTTCTGGCTCATACAGCCGGCATATGTCCCGTAGCGCGATGCGCCAAACACTTACTCAACGGACCGTGCGGAGGATCTTCTCACGGTAAATGCGAAATCGGTAACGACGTGGACTGCGCCTGGCAGCTCATCATTGACCGGCTCAAAAAAATGGATCGGCTTGACGAATACGACAAGATCTTATCTCCCAAGGACTGGTCTGTCGACGGAGCATCGGGACCGAGAACCATGCAACGCACCGCTAATAGCCTTGAGCTGTAAAACCATGGGGCTGACAACAGCGCATTCGGATGTGTGGACAGAATTGGTTTACAATTCTTTCATCCGATGCTAGCATGACAAAAAAGGAGGGGCATCAGTCATGAACGATGAGATGAGCCGGAGGGAGTTTTTGAAGACAACGGTCGGCGCAGGAGCCGTATTGGTGGCGGGCAGCATCTTGAGCGAAACAAGAACTGCTTCGAGCGCCGTGAAGCTTAACGAATTAGACAAGCTGGTTATTACCATCATCACTGACAATTATTACGATGCCTTGAGACCTGACGCGCCTGTTACCAGGCGCTTCCGCACTGCTCCCGGACAGTGGATGCACGCAGAACACGGGTTATCGTATTTCATTGAAGCAGCTTCGAACGGTCAGACGAGCGGCTTTATGTTCGACTATGGACTGGATGCGCCCGGAGTGAAACGCAATATGGATGTTCTTGGCCTGGATGTGGGCAAGGCAAACGCCTTCGGTCTGAGCCACGGCCATTTCGATCACTGGGGTGCAATGATAACGATGCTCAGCACAAACAAGGACAAGATAAAGAAAGGTACGCCTCTCTATCTGGGAGAAGAAGCCTTTCTGAACAGATACTCACTGGTGCCCGGCACCAATGACAGACTGGACATAGGTCAACTGAGCAAAACCGACATAGAGGCGCTCGACCTGGTGCGCGTGATCGAGATCAAGAACCCAACCGAGGTAATACCCGGAGCCTATTTTACGGGCAACATTGAGAGAGTGACGACGTACGAAAAAGTACCTCCCAGTCTCCTCGTGAAGAGAGGCGATGCAATAGTGGTCGATTCATTTCCGGGAGAGCAGGCAATGGCATTCAACGTGAAAGGTAAAGGCCTTGTGGTGCTGTCCAGTTGCGCTCACGCGGGCATCATCAACACTGTGAAACATGTGCAGAAGATGACTGGCGTCGATAAGGTCTATGCAGTAGTGGGTGGATTTCACCTCGTCAATGCACCACAACAAGTGATAGAAAGCACCGTAGCGGACATGAAGGCCATCAACCCCGATTGGATCGTGCCCGCGCACTGCACGGGCTTTGAAGCGACCATAACATTCGCAAAGGAGATGCCGACGAAATTTATTTTGAATACTGCGGGGACCAAGTACACGTTCGCCGCGTGACGAAAAGAAGACAAACAAGCCGCCGGGAGGGAGACCCTAACCCTTCCTCCTTCACCTCGCACGCAAAAGAAGGTTGGGATTCCTCCCCAAAGAGGGTTACGCTCCGCACCATCTCTAGGCACATTGATATTGGCGGCTTTGTCTCAGGGGTTTCCCCAGCCGAAATCGGGTGCAGGAGGACCGAGATGACAGAAACAGTAACCAGCATATGCGGCATATGCCCCGGCGGATGCGGCGTTGACGTGGTACTGGTCGACGGCAGGGTGGAGAAAATTCTGCCGATCAAAGATCATCCCATCGGCGTTGTCTGTATTCGAGGGCTTCATTCAAAAGAAATCATCTACTCGAAAGATAGATTGAAGTACCCCTTGCGCAGGATAGGCGAAAAGGGTGAAGGAAAGTTCGAACGGATCACCTGGGATGAGGCTATAGACAGCATTGTCCAGGCATTTCAGAAAACCAAGGATCAATACGGCGCACCAGCTGTCATGAGCTACTTTGGTCGTGGCAGTTTCGATTCAAATCTTGGAGACGTCTTTGGATTCGCAGAAGATCCGGTTAACGGCACCAGCGGTTTCTTGTACCCGTTTGACTCACCGAATGGCGCAGGCGTTTCTTCAATTTGCTACGTGGCATATGGCCATCTCGCCGCACTCCCGACCATCGGGACATCGATGCATTCCATGTACTCCGATTTCGAGAACGCGGATCTGGTTGTCGTTTGGGGAGCAAATCCATCCACGGATTCGCCTCCGGACAAGATGAAGAAGATCCTCGCAGCTAAGAGGCGGGGTGCCAGAGTCGTTGTGATAGATCATATGCGATCACACATGGCGAAATCGGCGCACCAATGGATCGGTATCCGCTCAGGCACGGACGGAGCATTGGCTCTGAGTATAATGAACGTTGTCGTGAATGAGGGCCTGTATGACGAAGACTTTGTGCGGAACTGGACTACAGGTTTCGAAGAACTTCGGAACTACGTGCAGCAATTTCCGCCGGAGACGGCTGAAACGATTACCCGCGTACCGAAAGAGACCATTATAGAGATGGCCCGGTCGATAGCATCCGCGAAAGGCGCCTCTTTGCATATGTATACGGGACTGGAGTACTCGAACTGCGGCATCCAGAGCATTCGTGCGGCCTTATGCCTCTGGGCTATCACCGGTAACCTTGATGTGCCGGGTGGGCTGGTATTCAGGCCTCGTAGCCCGGTGACATTCCCGCGCGTCAAACTGGACCCGCCACAGGGAGCCAAACCCATCGGCCACGACAGGTATCCTTATTTTTGTGACACGCTTCAGTCCGCGCAGTTTATGGAAGCCCCACGCGCTATCCTCAATGATGATCCTTATACGGTCAAGGCACTGTTGATCTTCGGCGCATCGCTATTGACCAGCCTGCCTGATCCCGAGCTGTGGAAGAAATGCTTCAAGAAGCTTGATTGCATGGTGGTCTATGACAGGTTTATGACCGCTGATGCGCTCTATGCAGACATTGTACTCCCTGCCACGACCAATTATGAAAATGTGGGATACCAGAGATATCCGGGGGGATACTGTCAGCTGCGAAAGAGAGTGATCGATCCGATCGAGGAGTCAAAATCCGGCTACACGTTTCTAGCGATGCTGGCTAGAGGGCTCGGTTACGGAGGTCTCTTCCCCGCAACAGATGATGACCGCCTGGAATTTGCGTTCAAGACCGGACCGGTTTCTCTGGGTGAGTTGAAGGCGCATCCGAGAGGCGTCAGATTTAATGCAGGTACACACGAATATCGAAAATACGCGAAGGGACTTCTGCGCGAAGACGCCGAACCTGGATTCGATACGCCTTCGGGGAAAGTAGAGCTCGTATCAAGCGTGTTGGAGAAATATGGCTATGAGGGACTGCCTGTGTACGTCGAACCGGTTGAGGGTCCGGTGGGTAGCCCAGAGCTGTACCGCAAATTCCCTCTGGTGTTCAATAGCGGGGCCAGGCTTCAGTCCGCGTTCCGCTCGCAGCATCTGAACATCCCGGGGCTTTTGAAGTTGCAGCCGAAACCGGAGGTCCTTATTCATCCCGTGGACGCAAGGGCAAGGGGGATTGAAGATGGCGATAAGGTTTGGGTAGAGTCGCCCAGGGGTCAGGTGGCCTTTTGGTCCAGGGTGACGGACGATGTGATGACAGGACAGGTAGAGGTGAACGTAGGGGGCGGGAGCCCTATTCATGCGGAAGAGTGGAGAGAAGCGAACACCAACTACCTGACCGACTTCAAAAATCGTGATCCTATTTCGGGTTTCCCGGTGTACAAGGCCTTGCTCTGTGAGGTAAGAAAACAGGAATAGAGCGCATTGCACGGGAATTAAACGGAAGCTGGTATCTTCGGAGCCTGGAACAATATTTCATAAACTCCGACAAAGATCAGTAGCAGCCCGGAGGGCGGCCCCACCCAAAGGCCGAGCCAACGGTGTCCCACCTGGCAACTGGCCCGTATGCCCATCCATAATGCAAGAATGCTGAAGAAGATTACCAAGGATGTGGTCGGAACAGGACTTAATCCCATCATGCCGGCGGCCAGTCCGTTCACCAGATTATCAGGAGTTAATGCAAGGCCAAGCAGTGAGCTTTCTTTAAGGTCGCTACGCGCGCTCGAATCGCGACGCGCTATGCAGGGATTACCGAGAACGCTCAGTCAATGTCACAACCTATCCGGAAAGACTTCCCGAGATCCACTATGATGCTTACAGACTGCGCATCGAGGGCATCGTTCGCAGCCTATAGGGTGAAACAAAAAATTCATAGCTAATTGAAATTAACGGCAAAAAAAATCGGGAAGACAGGATTTGAACCTGCGGCCCCAGCGTCCCGAACGCTGTGCTCCACCAGTCTGAGCTACTTCCCGTGGCTATTAAGATACCAGAATTTGACGAAAAATGGAAATGCTTTTTCGCCACCAACACGTGCTTACCAGTTGAAAAAGCGGGCATCGGATAGTACTATAAAGCACTTATGGGAGAGATAGTCGTTGCCATCGGTTCAAAAGATAATCTCGTGGAGGACCTTTCGCTCCTTGCCAGGAAATGGTCGGAAAACCCCAAGGTAGTGACTCTGTCCGGGCCGGCGCTGAAACCGGGCATTGCAGAGAAAGCGTCGGCTCTTTTTCTCGATACAAATATAGTCCTTGCCCTGATCGATCCGGATCCCGGTCTTCTCGATGACGTGAAGGATCATCTCAGTCTCTTAA
It encodes:
- a CDS encoding 4Fe-4S binding protein translates to GNQRKLLHNMSLCARCGNCWRICPQHAVEFGALLKGTWDEVVTMDLVRCAICGAPLYTQDLKKTLSQTLDHVEALCPEHRKTNLLMQWHGVSGKGSVG
- a CDS encoding methylenetetrahydrofolate reductase C-terminal domain-containing protein, whose product is MIAGTLKPIDEIVSSLESYKNIFILACGSCVTVCLSGGDREAHALARDLLASGDAGFRGCTIHTTTIQRQCEADLLNSFLEIPPGTEVVLSLACGAGVQTLAETLAHVPVLPALNTTFLGALDEQGVWREKCRGCGECVLAHTAGICPVARCAKHLLNGPCGGSSHGKCEIGNDVDCAWQLIIDRLKKMDRLDEYDKILSPKDWSVDGASGPRTMQRTANSLEL
- a CDS encoding molybdopterin-dependent oxidoreductase: MTETVTSICGICPGGCGVDVVLVDGRVEKILPIKDHPIGVVCIRGLHSKEIIYSKDRLKYPLRRIGEKGEGKFERITWDEAIDSIVQAFQKTKDQYGAPAVMSYFGRGSFDSNLGDVFGFAEDPVNGTSGFLYPFDSPNGAGVSSICYVAYGHLAALPTIGTSMHSMYSDFENADLVVVWGANPSTDSPPDKMKKILAAKRRGARVVVIDHMRSHMAKSAHQWIGIRSGTDGALALSIMNVVVNEGLYDEDFVRNWTTGFEELRNYVQQFPPETAETITRVPKETIIEMARSIASAKGASLHMYTGLEYSNCGIQSIRAALCLWAITGNLDVPGGLVFRPRSPVTFPRVKLDPPQGAKPIGHDRYPYFCDTLQSAQFMEAPRAILNDDPYTVKALLIFGASLLTSLPDPELWKKCFKKLDCMVVYDRFMTADALYADIVLPATTNYENVGYQRYPGGYCQLRKRVIDPIEESKSGYTFLAMLARGLGYGGLFPATDDDRLEFAFKTGPVSLGELKAHPRGVRFNAGTHEYRKYAKGLLREDAEPGFDTPSGKVELVSSVLEKYGYEGLPVYVEPVEGPVGSPELYRKFPLVFNSGARLQSAFRSQHLNIPGLLKLQPKPEVLIHPVDARARGIEDGDKVWVESPRGQVAFWSRVTDDVMTGQVEVNVGGGSPIHAEEWREANTNYLTDFKNRDPISGFPVYKALLCEVRKQE